In one Dunckerocampus dactyliophorus isolate RoL2022-P2 chromosome 9, RoL_Ddac_1.1, whole genome shotgun sequence genomic region, the following are encoded:
- the LOC129187288 gene encoding protein FAM237A-like translates to MPPLALNKQAAAVFVLSCVCAVPLHSQKAGQVDPLAVSRSNPHCWDSSSALLLEMRSPRVADTVSAFWDLMVVLRSSDNSKHTALFWDLARVFWNNYVDCIVSRSHGLGRRHVTHGPYLSTDKSFKFKSSGANLWLRLRFQVRSKGHIKTRKTKAS, encoded by the exons ATGCCCCCCCTGGCACTGAACAAGCAGGCAGCCGCGGTGTTCGTCCTGAGCTGCGTGTGCGCGGTGCCTCTGCACAGCCAGAAGGCGGGCCAGGTGGACCCCCTGGCGGTCTCCCGCTCCAACCCGCACTGCTGGGACTCGTCGTCGGCTCTGCTGCTGGAGATGCGCTCCCCCAGGGTCGCCGACACGGTGTCTGCCTTCTGGGACCTCATGGTGGTCCTCAGGTCGTCGGACAACAGCAAGCACACGGCCCTCTTCTGGGACCTAGCGCGGGTCTTCTGGAACAACTATGTGGACTGCATCGTGTCCAGGAGCCACGGCCTTGGACGCAGACATGTGACCCACGGCCCCTACCTCAGCACTGACA AGTCCTTCAAGTTTAAAAGCTCAGGAGCAAACTTGTGGCTGCGGCTTCGCTTCCAAGTGAGGAGCAAAGGTCACATCAAAACCAGGAAGACCAAAGCGTcttga